A genome region from Cognatishimia activa includes the following:
- the sseA gene encoding 3-mercaptopyruvate sulfurtransferase, giving the protein MAQDDPKTIVSTAWLNANLKDPDLRILDASWYLPTESRDPKTEFDASHIPGARFFDIEDISDHRSNLPHMVPPVEKFLSRIRELGVGDGHQIVVYDGAGLFSAARVWWLFKLMGHDNIAVLDGGLPKWTAEGRPVSNEPPVIRDRHMFARPRYEMVKDVTEVSRASKLMDYVIIDARAADRFKGEAAEPRPGMRAGHIPNSRNVPFSTLLNADKTMKDPEVLKEIFEAAGVDLAKPAITSCGSGVTAAVLCLAMERFGKTDHSLYDGSWTEWGAFPTVPIATGDA; this is encoded by the coding sequence ATGGCACAGGATGATCCAAAAACGATTGTCTCGACGGCTTGGTTGAATGCCAATCTCAAGGACCCAGATCTTCGTATTCTGGATGCCTCTTGGTATTTGCCGACCGAGTCTCGGGATCCGAAAACGGAATTTGACGCAAGCCATATTCCAGGCGCGCGGTTCTTTGACATCGAAGATATCTCTGACCACCGTTCAAACTTGCCCCATATGGTGCCACCAGTGGAAAAGTTTCTGTCGCGCATTCGCGAATTGGGCGTAGGCGATGGGCACCAGATCGTTGTCTATGACGGCGCGGGGCTGTTTTCCGCCGCGCGTGTATGGTGGCTGTTCAAGTTGATGGGCCACGACAATATCGCCGTGCTTGACGGAGGCTTGCCAAAATGGACCGCCGAGGGACGGCCTGTCTCCAACGAGCCTCCGGTGATCCGAGATCGCCATATGTTTGCGCGTCCGCGTTATGAGATGGTTAAGGATGTGACCGAGGTTAGCCGGGCCTCTAAGTTGATGGACTATGTGATCATCGATGCCCGCGCCGCTGATCGGTTTAAAGGCGAGGCCGCCGAGCCCCGACCAGGCATGCGGGCGGGTCATATCCCGAACTCGCGCAATGTGCCGTTCAGCACCCTGTTGAACGCTGATAAAACCATGAAAGACCCCGAGGTTTTGAAAGAAATCTTCGAAGCAGCCGGGGTTGATCTGGCAAAACCCGCAATCACCTCTTGCGGCTCTGGTGTGACAGCCGCGGTGCTCTGTCTTGCCATGGAGCGCTTTGGTAAGACTGATCATTCCCTTTACGATGGATCTTGGACTGAATGGGGCGCCTTCCCCACAGTTCCTATTGCGACTGGAGACGCATAA
- a CDS encoding RNA pyrophosphohydrolase, with protein sequence MTPEEIAKLPYRQNVGVMLVNAAGEAFVGQRLDSEVAAWQMPQGGIDKGEEPAEAALRELEEETGVSPDLVTLLAESKGWIAYDLPHDIVPKIWKGRFKGQEQKWFLYRFHGTDDQINIEVDHQEFSEWRWLPVDQLVANIVPFKREVYEQVVAEFTPYL encoded by the coding sequence ATGACCCCCGAAGAGATCGCCAAACTCCCCTATCGCCAGAATGTCGGCGTGATGCTGGTCAACGCGGCGGGCGAGGCCTTTGTGGGTCAACGTTTGGACAGTGAAGTTGCGGCCTGGCAGATGCCCCAAGGTGGGATCGACAAGGGTGAAGAACCCGCCGAAGCTGCCCTGCGCGAGCTTGAGGAAGAAACGGGTGTCTCGCCAGATCTGGTCACATTGTTGGCTGAGTCCAAAGGCTGGATCGCCTATGATCTGCCCCATGACATCGTGCCAAAAATCTGGAAGGGCCGCTTCAAAGGCCAGGAACAGAAATGGTTTCTTTATCGCTTCCACGGCACGGACGATCAGATCAATATCGAGGTCGATCATCAGGAATTCTCTGAATGGCGATGGCTGCCGGTGGATCAACTGGTTGCCAATATCGTGCCGTTTAAACGCGAAGTTTACGAGCAGGTCGTCGCGGAATTTACGCCCTACCTCTGA
- the smpB gene encoding SsrA-binding protein SmpB: MAKKPKSDPNYKVIAENRRARFDYAIEDDIECGVVLMGSEVKSLRNGGSNIAESYAEVKDGELWLVNSYIAPYDRAMFAHLERRRRKLLVSKRELARLWNETQRKGMTIVPLVMYFNHKGYVKLKVGIAKGKKLHDKRATEAKRDWGRQKQRLLRHGD, translated from the coding sequence ATGGCTAAGAAACCTAAATCAGATCCCAACTACAAAGTGATCGCCGAGAACCGGCGGGCGCGGTTTGACTATGCCATTGAGGATGACATCGAATGCGGCGTCGTGCTGATGGGGTCAGAGGTTAAAAGCCTGCGCAACGGCGGCTCTAACATTGCCGAGAGCTATGCCGAGGTGAAAGACGGTGAGCTTTGGCTCGTGAACTCTTATATCGCGCCCTATGATCGGGCGATGTTTGCGCATCTGGAACGGCGTCGCCGCAAGCTCTTGGTGAGCAAACGCGAACTTGCGCGCCTTTGGAATGAGACCCAGCGCAAAGGCATGACCATTGTGCCGCTTGTTATGTATTTCAATCACAAGGGCTATGTGAAGCTGAAGGTCGGCATCGCCAAAGGTAAAAAGCTGCACGACAAACGCGCCACAGAGGCGAAGCGCGATTGGGGCCGTCAGAAACAGCGTCTGTTGCGGCACGGTGACTAA
- a CDS encoding error-prone DNA polymerase — MPVELCAMSNFTFLTGASHPEEYMRRALEVGLSAIAIADDNSVAGIVRAYTEAKDIARRVKERQRFDDEHGLIGPPKPLDLPDPQSFPIYDVPRLIPAARLLFEDAGPVVALPINRTGWGSLCRILSLGRLRAEKGSCILRLEDLTSHHDGLHLILQPAPDAHHQPRGASTWEQQAKRLTRRFAGRIDVMLSPRYDGQDAPRFAAIAERAVHMGLPTVASCTPRMHHGRRRKLADVLAAVRSGCKVEALGREALAHSEHRLRSARDMARIFRDHPEAIARADTLAGSLTFSLGELRYEYPSEVAQGESATERLKRLAYEGLKWRYKYGAPERVRGMLEHELALIAKLNYEPYFLTVRDIVHFARSRDILCQGRGSAANSVVCYCLGITSVSPEIGTMVFERFVSEARDEPPDIDVDFEHERREEVIQWIYERYGRHRAGLCATVVHYRGKRAIREVGRAMGLTEDTISALSSQLWGFFSANGLEEHRMREIGLDPNDKRLVQTMALVYEVIGFPRHLSQHVGGFIVTEGRLDELVPIENATMEDRTVICWDKDDIESLGILKVDVLSLGMLTCIRKAFDLMTRHHGQTYTLSSLPQEDPKVYDMLCAADSIGVFQVESRAQMNFLPRMRPRHFYDLVIEVAIIRPGPIQGDMVHPYIRRRNGEEKVEFPSDELGEVLGKTLGVPLFQEQAMQIAIIGAGFSPEEADRLRRSLATFKKHGNVSEFRTRFMRGMKKNGYDEEFAARCFSQIEGFGSYGFPESHAASFALLVYASAWIKCHHPGIFACALLNSQPMGFYAPAQIVRDAREHGVTVRPVDINESFWDNVMEPDGQGGLALRLGFRQIKGIREEDAAWITAARGNGYLSVEEVWRRAGIGPAVITRLAEADVFSGLGFVRREALWEAKAIRSDKPLPLFEADMDGEAIFEAPASLPEMTLGEQVVEDYVAMRLSLKAHPVALLRDQLTPVKGAPAE; from the coding sequence ATGCCGGTCGAACTCTGCGCCATGTCCAATTTTACTTTCCTCACCGGGGCTTCTCACCCCGAGGAGTACATGCGCCGTGCGCTCGAGGTCGGTCTAAGCGCCATCGCCATCGCCGATGATAATTCCGTGGCCGGCATCGTGCGCGCCTATACCGAGGCCAAAGATATCGCGCGGCGGGTGAAAGAACGGCAGCGCTTTGACGATGAACATGGGCTCATTGGGCCCCCCAAACCCTTAGACCTTCCCGATCCGCAGTCCTTCCCGATCTACGATGTCCCGCGCCTCATCCCCGCCGCGCGGCTGCTGTTTGAGGACGCGGGCCCCGTGGTGGCCCTGCCGATCAATCGCACAGGCTGGGGCAGTCTGTGTCGAATCCTCTCTCTCGGACGGCTTCGGGCCGAAAAGGGCAGCTGCATTCTCAGGCTTGAGGACCTTACGAGTCATCACGACGGCCTCCACCTGATCCTGCAACCTGCGCCAGATGCCCATCATCAGCCCCGCGGCGCGTCCACTTGGGAGCAGCAAGCCAAACGCCTGACGCGCCGCTTTGCAGGGCGTATCGATGTGATGCTCAGCCCCCGCTATGACGGGCAGGACGCGCCGCGGTTCGCGGCCATCGCGGAGCGGGCCGTGCATATGGGCTTGCCGACAGTGGCGTCTTGCACCCCGCGCATGCACCACGGGCGTCGTCGCAAGCTGGCGGATGTGCTGGCGGCGGTGCGCTCGGGGTGCAAGGTCGAAGCCCTGGGACGTGAGGCCTTAGCCCATTCAGAACACCGTCTGCGCAGCGCGCGTGATATGGCGCGGATCTTTCGCGATCACCCCGAGGCCATCGCTCGGGCGGACACGCTCGCGGGCTCGCTCACCTTCTCGCTGGGCGAGCTGCGCTATGAATACCCCTCAGAAGTCGCGCAGGGGGAAAGTGCGACAGAGCGCCTGAAACGGCTCGCCTATGAGGGTCTGAAATGGCGCTATAAATATGGCGCGCCTGAAAGGGTGCGCGGCATGCTGGAACATGAGCTCGCCCTGATCGCCAAGCTTAACTACGAGCCCTATTTCCTGACCGTCCGCGACATTGTCCATTTCGCCCGCTCCCGCGATATCCTCTGTCAGGGGCGGGGGTCTGCGGCCAACTCGGTGGTTTGTTACTGCCTCGGCATCACCTCGGTCAGCCCCGAAATCGGCACGATGGTGTTTGAGCGCTTTGTCTCCGAGGCCCGCGACGAGCCGCCCGATATCGACGTCGATTTCGAACATGAACGGCGCGAAGAGGTCATCCAGTGGATCTATGAACGCTATGGCCGTCATCGTGCGGGGCTTTGCGCCACCGTGGTCCATTACCGCGGTAAACGCGCCATCCGAGAGGTCGGCCGTGCCATGGGGCTGACCGAGGACACGATTTCTGCGCTGAGTTCGCAGCTCTGGGGCTTTTTCTCGGCCAATGGGCTGGAAGAGCACCGCATGCGCGAGATCGGGCTTGATCCAAATGACAAGCGACTCGTCCAAACCATGGCGCTGGTCTATGAAGTCATCGGCTTTCCGCGCCATCTGTCCCAACATGTCGGTGGGTTCATCGTCACTGAGGGGCGTCTGGACGAACTCGTCCCGATTGAAAACGCCACGATGGAGGACCGTACGGTCATCTGTTGGGACAAAGATGATATCGAAAGCCTTGGCATCCTCAAGGTCGACGTCCTCAGCCTTGGGATGCTGACTTGTATCCGCAAAGCCTTTGATCTGATGACGCGGCATCATGGCCAGACCTACACGCTCTCAAGCCTGCCGCAGGAGGATCCTAAGGTTTATGACATGCTCTGCGCGGCGGATTCCATCGGCGTGTTTCAGGTGGAAAGCCGCGCCCAGATGAATTTTCTGCCGCGCATGCGCCCGCGGCATTTCTATGATCTGGTGATCGAGGTCGCGATCATCCGTCCGGGCCCCATTCAGGGCGATATGGTGCATCCCTATATCCGGCGTCGGAATGGCGAAGAGAAGGTCGAGTTCCCCTCAGATGAGCTGGGCGAAGTGCTGGGCAAAACGCTTGGCGTGCCGCTGTTTCAGGAACAGGCGATGCAGATCGCCATCATCGGTGCGGGGTTTTCCCCGGAAGAGGCAGATCGTCTGAGGCGCTCCCTCGCGACCTTCAAGAAACACGGCAATGTCAGCGAGTTTCGCACGCGGTTCATGCGCGGCATGAAAAAGAACGGCTATGACGAAGAGTTTGCTGCGCGCTGTTTCTCCCAGATCGAGGGCTTTGGATCCTATGGTTTCCCCGAAAGCCATGCGGCCAGCTTTGCCTTGTTGGTCTACGCCTCCGCCTGGATCAAATGCCACCATCCCGGGATCTTTGCCTGTGCGCTGCTCAATTCCCAGCCCATGGGGTTCTATGCTCCCGCCCAGATCGTGCGAGATGCGCGCGAGCATGGGGTCACGGTCAGGCCTGTCGATATCAACGAAAGCTTTTGGGACAACGTCATGGAGCCTGACGGGCAGGGCGGTCTGGCGCTGCGTCTTGGGTTTCGTCAGATCAAAGGCATTCGCGAAGAAGACGCCGCCTGGATCACCGCCGCGCGCGGCAATGGTTATCTGAGTGTCGAAGAGGTCTGGCGGCGGGCAGGGATAGGCCCTGCGGTCATCACTCGGCTGGCTGAGGCGGATGTTTTCTCAGGGCTTGGTTTCGTGCGCCGCGAGGCCCTGTGGGAGGCCAAGGCGATCCGGTCTGACAAGCCTCTGCCGCTGTTTGAGGCGGATATGGACGGCGAGGCGATCTTTGAAGCGCCTGCAAGCCTGCCTGAAATGACCTTGGGCGAGCAGGTGGTGGAGGATTACGTTGCCATGCGGCTGAGCCTAAAGGCCCATCCAGTTGCGCTGTTGCGGGACCAACTGACGCCAGTGAAGGGGGCTCCGGCAGAATGA
- a CDS encoding aromatic amino acid transaminase encodes MLSNLKAQPADKILTLMAAYREDPRPAKVDLGVGVYKNAEGVTPVMRAVKEAERRLVETQESKSYVALAGDPAYADAMIGLILGESVARDSIAAVATPGGTGAVRQAFELIKIANPAAKVHVSNPTWPNHVSILKYVGIEAVPYRYFDTETRGVDFEGMLEDLGKAAEGDVVLLHGCCHNPTGANLNLTQWQKVVDLINEKKLLAMVDIAYQGFGDGLEEDAQAVRLVASSVANVLIAGSCSKNFGIYRERTGILMAISADAETPIVQQNLNFLNRQNYSFPPDHGARVVTTILTDPELRADWAAELEEVRLSMLGLREQLAEELRERSGSDRFGFIAQHRGMFSQIGTTPELVEKMRVDSAIYMVSDSRMNIAGLNDKSVPVLAKAIVDAGV; translated from the coding sequence ATGCTGAGCAACCTCAAAGCACAACCGGCAGACAAAATCCTGACCCTGATGGCGGCCTATCGCGAAGATCCGCGTCCTGCCAAAGTGGATCTGGGCGTTGGCGTCTACAAAAACGCAGAGGGCGTGACGCCTGTTATGCGGGCTGTGAAAGAAGCAGAGCGCCGTCTGGTGGAGACACAGGAAAGCAAGAGCTATGTGGCTCTGGCAGGCGACCCTGCCTATGCGGATGCGATGATCGGCCTGATTCTGGGCGAGAGCGTCGCGCGCGACTCCATCGCAGCGGTGGCCACTCCGGGTGGCACGGGTGCCGTGCGTCAGGCGTTTGAACTGATCAAGATCGCAAATCCTGCCGCTAAAGTGCACGTGTCCAACCCAACCTGGCCAAACCACGTGTCGATCCTGAAGTATGTGGGCATCGAGGCGGTTCCCTACCGCTACTTTGACACGGAAACACGCGGTGTTGATTTCGAGGGCATGCTTGAGGATCTCGGCAAGGCTGCAGAGGGCGATGTCGTTCTGCTGCATGGCTGCTGCCACAACCCTACCGGCGCGAATCTGAACCTGACGCAGTGGCAGAAGGTTGTGGATCTAATCAACGAGAAAAAACTGCTGGCGATGGTCGATATCGCCTATCAGGGTTTTGGCGACGGTCTGGAAGAAGACGCGCAGGCTGTGCGCCTTGTGGCCTCCTCGGTCGCGAATGTTCTGATCGCGGGCAGCTGTTCCAAGAACTTCGGCATTTATCGTGAACGTACCGGCATTCTGATGGCGATCTCGGCTGACGCTGAAACGCCGATTGTGCAACAGAACCTAAACTTCCTGAACCGCCAGAACTATTCCTTCCCACCGGATCACGGTGCGCGTGTTGTGACCACTATTCTGACGGATCCAGAGCTGCGTGCCGATTGGGCTGCCGAACTCGAAGAGGTGCGCCTCTCGATGCTGGGGCTGCGGGAGCAACTGGCCGAGGAGCTGCGGGAGCGTTCCGGTTCTGATCGCTTTGGCTTTATCGCCCAGCACCGTGGAATGTTCAGTCAAATCGGCACAACACCAGAGCTGGTGGAAAAAATGCGCGTGGACAGCGCGATCTATATGGTCAGCGACAGCCGCATGAATATCGCGGGACTGAACGACAAATCCGTGCCTGTTCTGGCGAAGGCGATCGTCGACGCAGGCGTCTAA